The following proteins are co-located in the Candidatus Bathyarchaeia archaeon genome:
- a CDS encoding radical SAM protein translates to MGWWTVSKRCKLCGALGVEISETLQVCLKCVRENPDEALSQARKAHKAVRAGYGLPPEPPKTSGGIRCALCSNECAMGLGEKGYCGLRENRGGKLESVVSADSGLLHAYLDPHITNCCAAWFCPGGTGLGYPRYARLPGCEKGYFNYAVFFYGCNFNCLFCQNPSHKKLDEGKRVTGAEFKAELKANLLCTCICFFGGSPEPQLPFAVNASKKILEESPNRVLRVCFEWNGCGNEKLVREAAELSFKTGGNIKFDLKCFNPNLSVALSGVPNNTAYRNFEIIAREFYEEKPKPPVLTATTLLVPGYVDALEVESIARFISDLNPNIPYSLLLFHPDYYMSDMPYTSKRQLEACLKAAKKHLKNVHVGNIQLLGM, encoded by the coding sequence ATGGGCTGGTGGACCGTATCGAAGAGGTGTAAGCTTTGCGGCGCGTTGGGCGTGGAGATATCTGAAACCCTTCAAGTATGCTTGAAATGTGTTAGGGAGAATCCTGACGAAGCGTTAAGTCAGGCGAGGAAAGCCCATAAAGCGGTAAGGGCTGGGTATGGTTTGCCGCCTGAGCCGCCGAAGACTTCGGGTGGGATACGTTGCGCTTTATGCTCCAATGAATGTGCCATGGGTTTAGGTGAGAAGGGGTATTGTGGGCTAAGGGAGAATCGTGGTGGAAAACTGGAGTCAGTTGTCAGCGCGGATAGTGGTCTTCTACACGCATATCTTGACCCCCATATCACCAATTGCTGCGCCGCTTGGTTTTGCCCCGGTGGAACAGGGTTAGGATATCCCCGATACGCCCGCCTCCCCGGCTGCGAGAAAGGTTACTTCAACTACGCCGTCTTCTTTTATGGATGCAACTTCAACTGTCTTTTCTGTCAAAACCCTTCGCATAAAAAGCTCGATGAAGGGAAACGCGTCACGGGTGCGGAGTTTAAAGCCGAGTTAAAAGCCAACCTACTGTGCACCTGCATATGCTTTTTCGGGGGGTCGCCTGAGCCTCAGCTACCATTCGCCGTAAATGCGTCAAAAAAAATCCTGGAGGAATCCCCTAACAGGGTTCTCAGAGTGTGCTTTGAATGGAACGGCTGTGGGAACGAGAAGCTAGTTCGAGAGGCGGCTGAGCTTTCATTTAAAACCGGTGGAAACATAAAATTCGACTTAAAATGCTTCAACCCGAATCTAAGCGTAGCCCTCAGCGGTGTCCCAAACAACACAGCCTACCGAAACTTCGAGATAATAGCGAGAGAATTCTACGAGGAGAAACCCAAGCCGCCGGTCCTAACAGCCACAACGCTTCTTGTTCCAGGATACGTCGACGCCCTTGAAGTGGAAAGCATAGCCCGGTTTATCTCAGATCTTAACCCAAACATACCATACTCACTGCTACTCTTCCACCCAGACTACTATATGAGCGACATGCCCTACACCTCGAAGCGACAGCTAGAAGCGTGCCTCAAAGCCGCTAAAAAACACCTCAAAAACGTTCACGTCGGAAACATACAGCTACTGGGCATGTAG
- a CDS encoding M28 family metallopeptidase, with translation MALIKQTTLIAALMVFLGCAIPIHGMQLTPPDPSSSIHGERVYSYAQELEALTLNHQVSLYSYRSAGSAGAQAAAMWIAGTLRELGMRVEVEEFHFLTWELVDQPSLTLHGGSQTLQLESFTPFHLSWPTTNEGLRREIAVYGEGDRGQVEGRVLIVGVDELILKGELGVMLDHVREWKPAAVIYTSLYPFSWECPYVSYSCDGKLFWPIKAPSGWISRQDWVKIMELLKAEGEVEAEVRIPARIGYGAHYNVLGDVDGVDVDRTFIVSAHYDTVMTPGFIDNAAGVAGVLAMAEAFNQARERGFKPPFNIRFAFFTAEELGLLGSLNYASKHKGDLSKVVGVVNLDSIGSLRLMVVKSPSILDELAEEAATKLKTPLTGGCRMFSYKSSSFQAHQTGADHLSFQEPEAALQLAKTQWPGIQLPIDTRLEVPAITISSRPLFASYIRTGEEPGWIHTSYDNSTTPGWVDVKRLEQHVKVSTLTVVKAMSTAITCGALNPAQQSRPNPASNQVGQVFFSVEAERTWLHWAPGDV, from the coding sequence TTGGCCTTGATCAAACAGACAACGCTCATCGCCGCGCTCATGGTTTTTCTAGGATGCGCTATACCCATCCATGGAATGCAGCTGACTCCACCCGATCCTTCATCGAGCATTCATGGCGAACGCGTTTACAGCTACGCCCAAGAGTTAGAGGCCTTAACCTTGAATCATCAAGTTTCCCTATACTCCTATCGTTCAGCTGGATCAGCTGGGGCTCAAGCCGCCGCCATGTGGATAGCTGGCACCCTTAGAGAGCTTGGCATGAGGGTTGAGGTGGAGGAATTCCACTTTTTAACCTGGGAGCTGGTTGACCAGCCGTCGCTTACGTTGCACGGGGGTTCTCAAACCCTTCAACTGGAGAGCTTCACGCCGTTCCACTTAAGCTGGCCAACGACGAACGAGGGGTTAAGGCGTGAAATCGCGGTTTACGGGGAAGGTGACCGTGGTCAAGTAGAAGGACGCGTATTGATCGTCGGCGTCGATGAGCTGATCCTTAAAGGCGAGCTGGGAGTCATGTTGGATCACGTTAGAGAGTGGAAGCCAGCCGCCGTGATCTACACCAGCCTCTACCCTTTCAGCTGGGAATGTCCTTATGTTTCGTATTCATGTGATGGGAAGTTGTTTTGGCCCATCAAGGCGCCTTCAGGCTGGATATCTCGTCAAGACTGGGTGAAGATAATGGAGTTGCTGAAGGCTGAGGGAGAGGTTGAAGCAGAGGTTAGGATCCCGGCTAGAATCGGCTACGGGGCCCACTACAACGTGTTAGGCGACGTGGATGGGGTAGACGTAGATCGAACCTTCATCGTCAGCGCCCACTATGATACAGTGATGACGCCGGGTTTCATAGACAACGCAGCCGGCGTAGCTGGGGTGTTGGCTATGGCTGAAGCCTTCAACCAGGCTCGTGAACGAGGGTTCAAACCTCCCTTCAACATCCGGTTCGCCTTTTTCACAGCTGAGGAGCTGGGGCTTTTAGGGTCCCTAAACTACGCTTCAAAGCATAAAGGGGATCTGAGCAAGGTTGTAGGCGTCGTGAACTTAGACTCCATCGGAAGCTTAAGGCTGATGGTGGTGAAGTCACCCTCGATCTTAGACGAGTTGGCTGAAGAAGCGGCGACGAAGTTGAAGACGCCGCTTACAGGAGGATGCCGAATGTTCAGCTATAAGTCGTCTAGCTTTCAAGCCCATCAAACCGGCGCGGACCACCTGTCCTTTCAGGAGCCTGAAGCCGCGCTTCAACTGGCTAAAACCCAGTGGCCCGGGATCCAGCTCCCAATCGACACAAGGCTTGAGGTTCCCGCCATCACCATTTCTTCAAGGCCCTTGTTCGCCTCTTACATCAGAACAGGAGAGGAGCCGGGTTGGATCCACACGTCTTACGATAACTCAACCACTCCCGGATGGGTGGACGTGAAAAGGCTGGAGCAGCACGTAAAGGTTTCAACGCTGACCGTTGTTAAGGCCATGTCGACAGCCATCACCTGTGGAGCGTTAAACCCAGCCCAGCAGTCGCGTCCAAACCCCGCGTCTAACCAGGTTGGCCAAGTGTTCTTCTCGGTCGAAGCTGAGAGGACATGGCTCCATTGGGCTCCAGGAGACGTTTAA
- a CDS encoding DUF2330 domain-containing protein, which translates to MSRLTVTRITILFLIFSLTLIPLAQADRGVLPLSDVDVYGPGQRAIIAWNGETERLILSTDLYADADSRILEVLPLPSKPRVEKGAVESFEEVQRLMMRNLPKTLAPERGLEKELIVIFHERIGAHDITVVEATSLEELVKFISRLAAQAGASNTPEIREKTRLILEDYLDRGLHYWVFDLVDLTPNPNSLDPIAYEFQTPSLYFPLKISSTAKGPTKIVLYLITPSEILDEELPAAMSVARYLPNDQPIRFQVSHEDLSMIDKGVASLFSPVPLIYPPPPAAWFTAVKYEGEVSDLDFDLEIPPRPERCRLIEVNVNKPWCNVGEDVEISVKYTHLLSGCYEVQVLHHHQIRLEIFNSKGSQIQSWQWSTEKDLYQTVSWKPSEAGEFLVKASSWWNGETLEVEDQTKITAHKTTTYIPPTPYVESNYRLRWLIYGVLIAVACMLIGVGVAYWMLKPRLKQGPQTSKRSKHT; encoded by the coding sequence ATGAGCAGGCTAACCGTCACGCGCATAACAATCCTTTTCCTCATTTTTTCCTTAACATTGATTCCTTTAGCCCAAGCTGACAGGGGCGTCCTACCATTATCCGACGTGGATGTGTACGGTCCTGGCCAGAGGGCGATCATAGCCTGGAACGGTGAGACAGAGCGGTTAATCCTATCCACCGACCTCTACGCGGACGCGGACTCAAGGATCCTCGAGGTGCTACCCCTCCCATCAAAGCCCAGAGTGGAGAAAGGAGCCGTTGAATCCTTCGAAGAGGTTCAACGGTTGATGATGAGAAACCTACCCAAGACATTGGCTCCGGAACGAGGACTAGAGAAAGAGTTAATCGTGATCTTCCATGAAAGGATCGGGGCTCACGACATCACCGTCGTGGAGGCAACCTCCCTGGAGGAGTTGGTCAAATTCATTTCACGCCTCGCCGCGCAGGCGGGGGCTTCAAACACCCCTGAAATTCGGGAAAAAACAAGGCTAATCCTAGAGGATTACCTGGACAGGGGCCTCCACTACTGGGTCTTCGACTTAGTCGATTTAACCCCTAACCCTAACAGCCTGGATCCCATCGCCTACGAGTTTCAAACCCCATCACTATACTTCCCATTAAAGATCTCGTCGACCGCGAAGGGCCCTACAAAGATCGTCCTCTACTTGATAACCCCAAGCGAGATCCTGGACGAAGAACTGCCCGCCGCGATGAGCGTAGCCCGATACCTTCCAAACGACCAGCCGATTCGATTCCAAGTATCCCATGAAGACCTATCCATGATAGATAAAGGGGTCGCGTCTCTCTTCAGCCCGGTACCCCTGATCTATCCGCCACCACCCGCGGCGTGGTTCACCGCCGTTAAATATGAAGGCGAGGTAAGCGACCTAGACTTTGACCTGGAGATTCCGCCGAGGCCTGAGCGATGCAGACTCATAGAGGTCAACGTCAACAAACCATGGTGCAACGTCGGAGAGGATGTGGAAATCTCAGTCAAATACACCCATCTACTATCAGGATGCTACGAGGTCCAAGTGCTCCACCACCATCAAATCAGGCTTGAAATATTCAACTCCAAGGGTTCTCAAATTCAATCATGGCAATGGAGCACCGAAAAAGACCTATACCAAACCGTTTCATGGAAACCTTCTGAAGCGGGCGAGTTCCTGGTGAAAGCCAGCTCATGGTGGAACGGCGAAACACTGGAGGTTGAGGATCAAACAAAGATAACCGCTCATAAAACCACCACCTACATCCCTCCAACCCCCTACGTTGAGTCCAACTACAGGCTTAGATGGCTCATCTACGGCGTCTTAATAGCCGTGGCATGTATGCTAATCGGCGTCGGCGTCGCGTACTGGATGCTGAAACCCCGGCTTAAACAGGGTCCTCAAACCTCAAAACGCTCCAAACATACTTAA
- a CDS encoding DUF4349 domain-containing protein gives MVSKRIVAVSAVVAVLLIASFFIGTLYSPYRTTGVSDFYREKGVVAPKMGEVVPTPTPAPTPAEYAVERMVIYNAYISLETPELEGVLAKIRVLAESYGGYVVGTSRSSYGAQATAEITIRIPQDKFHMAVQQIEGYGEVLDEHTSSEDVTERYIDLKARLGNLERQEKRLHEVLDMAKTVEEILEVERELARVRGEIESLQGQINYLERSVAMSLITVSLREPPPPFTPPGVDWGETFEIALTGFFAVIRGLIILVVSIIPIAVIGLIAYYVYRRRKGG, from the coding sequence ATGGTTAGTAAAAGGATTGTAGCCGTTTCAGCGGTCGTAGCTGTTTTGCTGATCGCTTCGTTCTTCATCGGCACCCTCTACTCTCCTTATCGGACGACAGGCGTTAGCGACTTTTACAGGGAAAAGGGCGTAGTCGCGCCGAAAATGGGAGAGGTTGTTCCGACGCCGACTCCCGCGCCGACGCCCGCTGAATACGCCGTGGAGCGGATGGTCATCTATAACGCGTATATTTCCCTTGAAACCCCTGAGCTTGAAGGCGTCTTGGCTAAGATCAGGGTATTAGCCGAAAGCTACGGTGGATACGTGGTTGGAACGTCCCGTTCAAGCTATGGAGCCCAGGCCACAGCTGAAATCACTATTCGAATCCCGCAAGACAAGTTCCACATGGCTGTTCAGCAGATAGAAGGCTACGGCGAGGTTTTAGACGAGCACACCAGTAGTGAAGACGTCACGGAGCGGTACATCGACCTGAAGGCTAGGCTGGGAAACCTTGAACGACAAGAGAAGAGGCTTCACGAAGTCCTAGACATGGCTAAGACCGTTGAGGAAATCTTAGAGGTCGAACGGGAGCTAGCACGCGTCAGAGGGGAGATTGAAAGCCTACAAGGACAGATAAACTATCTTGAACGCAGCGTAGCCATGTCCCTCATAACAGTCAGCCTAAGAGAACCCCCGCCTCCGTTCACGCCTCCGGGGGTTGATTGGGGTGAAACCTTCGAAATCGCCCTCACAGGGTTTTTCGCGGTGATCAGGGGCCTGATAATCCTGGTCGTTTCGATCATTCCCATCGCCGTCATCGGCCTCATAGCCTACTACGTGTATAGGAGAAGGAAGGGAGGATGA
- the hisD gene encoding histidinol dehydrogenase encodes MNVLTTISVYRFGEASRDDLNRVMRRAELEFKPVFEKAKTVLEEVKRSGDRALKEYSSRFDGVRLEDLKATREEFEEAEKTLGVEVKKAVKHAAENIRRFHKAQLPPESWFIEVERGVTVGQRITPIDTVGLYVPGGRGSFPSTVLMATIPAKIAGVKRVIICTPPRRDGSVDPATLYAAKTSGVEEVYKVGGAHGIAAMAFGTETIPRVDKIVGPGGVWVALAKRLVQLSGVGIEFTAGPSEIMILADDSAKPEYVAADVLIEAEHGSDSAGVVVTNSPKLAEKAQTLVEDYIRNLPDEPIPRRSFAKEALSKYGAIILTNSLDEAIDFVNEYSPEHLEIMTKDPMRTLKKVRNAGSIYLGDYSPSSVGCYASGVNHIIPTGGDSRVHSPLSVTDFLKRSDITYLSREGLSALKETVLRLSTYEGFPQHARAVELRFQNQTKLNLRINPP; translated from the coding sequence GTGAACGTTTTGACCACGATATCTGTGTATAGGTTTGGAGAGGCTTCTAGGGACGATTTGAATCGGGTTATGAGGAGGGCTGAGCTGGAGTTTAAGCCGGTTTTCGAGAAGGCGAAAACCGTTCTCGAAGAAGTGAAGCGTAGTGGTGACAGGGCCCTCAAAGAATACTCCTCAAGGTTCGACGGCGTAAGGCTTGAGGATCTGAAGGCCACGCGTGAGGAGTTTGAGGAGGCTGAAAAAACCCTGGGAGTAGAGGTGAAAAAAGCCGTTAAACACGCCGCGGAGAACATTCGAAGATTCCATAAAGCTCAGCTGCCGCCTGAATCATGGTTCATCGAAGTTGAAAGAGGCGTGACCGTAGGTCAGAGGATAACCCCCATAGACACGGTTGGCCTATACGTCCCCGGGGGGAGAGGCAGCTTCCCATCCACCGTTCTAATGGCCACAATCCCAGCGAAGATCGCTGGGGTTAAAAGAGTCATCATCTGCACGCCTCCGAGGCGGGACGGCTCAGTGGATCCAGCCACCCTGTACGCGGCCAAAACATCCGGAGTGGAGGAGGTGTACAAGGTTGGGGGAGCCCATGGAATAGCGGCCATGGCCTTTGGAACCGAAACCATCCCCAGAGTGGATAAAATAGTCGGCCCTGGAGGCGTCTGGGTGGCTTTAGCTAAGAGACTGGTTCAACTGTCCGGTGTTGGCATAGAGTTCACAGCCGGCCCCAGCGAAATCATGATCCTCGCCGATGACTCAGCGAAGCCGGAATACGTGGCGGCCGACGTTCTCATCGAAGCCGAGCATGGATCCGACTCAGCTGGAGTAGTCGTCACCAACTCCCCGAAGCTGGCTGAGAAGGCTCAAACACTCGTAGAAGACTATATTCGAAACCTACCCGACGAACCCATTCCCAGGAGAAGCTTCGCCAAAGAGGCGCTAAGCAAGTACGGAGCCATCATCCTCACCAACAGCCTTGACGAAGCGATAGACTTCGTGAACGAGTACTCGCCAGAGCACTTGGAAATCATGACCAAGGACCCAATGAGAACGTTAAAGAAGGTTCGAAACGCTGGAAGCATCTATCTAGGCGACTACTCCCCCTCCAGCGTAGGCTGCTACGCCTCAGGGGTAAACCACATCATCCCCACTGGAGGCGACTCCAGAGTCCACTCACCCCTCTCCGTCACAGACTTCCTCAAACGCTCCGACATCACCTACCTAAGCAGAGAAGGACTATCCGCCCTAAAAGAAACCGTTTTAAGGCTATCAACGTACGAGGGCTTCCCACAACATGCAAGGGCCGTGGAGCTCAGATTCCAAAACCAAACTAAACTAAATTTAAGGATTAATCCACCTTAA
- a CDS encoding radical SAM protein, with product MRKRSLSSSSRLIVPEPFSAGVFLTYRCNGECRHCMYACSPTWRGDWISVQDLREVLKQLALKFNKRYPPGFSRVGVNYGLHFTGGEPFLNFNLLLEAVRIAKELKIPAVFAETNAYWCVDDEDTRKKLTVLKEAGLNGLLVSVNPFIIEHVPFQRTERVVKIGRELFGANLMIYQEPFHAQFKSLGVEGVLNFESYLQKMGLEGLRFAELIMMGRAPYKLGQLYRKHPAEAFFGESCLEELTREWHVHVDNYCNYITGYCGGISLGDARSLNTLCTRGVDLNNHPILKALLTDLKELYELAVEEFQYREPSEGYVSKCHLCVDIRKHLSERTKEFKELQPREFYHHLE from the coding sequence TTGAGGAAGCGTTCTTTGAGCTCTTCAAGCAGGCTGATCGTGCCTGAACCCTTTTCAGCCGGCGTGTTCCTCACGTATCGATGTAACGGCGAATGCCGACACTGCATGTACGCTTGCTCCCCGACGTGGAGGGGTGATTGGATCAGCGTTCAAGATTTAAGGGAGGTGTTGAAGCAGCTCGCCCTCAAATTTAACAAGCGTTACCCTCCCGGATTCAGCAGGGTTGGAGTAAACTATGGGTTGCATTTCACCGGTGGAGAACCCTTCCTGAACTTCAACCTCCTCCTTGAAGCAGTTCGAATCGCTAAAGAGCTTAAGATCCCAGCCGTATTCGCTGAAACCAACGCCTACTGGTGCGTCGACGACGAAGACACGAGGAAAAAGTTGACTGTGCTGAAGGAGGCGGGTTTAAACGGCCTGCTGGTAAGCGTTAACCCCTTCATCATTGAGCATGTTCCCTTCCAGCGAACCGAAAGAGTCGTGAAAATAGGGCGGGAGCTGTTCGGAGCAAACTTGATGATCTACCAAGAACCGTTCCACGCCCAGTTCAAAAGCCTCGGCGTCGAAGGCGTTTTAAACTTCGAGAGTTACCTTCAAAAAATGGGTTTGGAGGGCTTACGGTTCGCGGAGCTGATCATGATGGGGAGAGCCCCCTACAAGCTTGGACAACTATACCGGAAACATCCGGCTGAAGCCTTCTTCGGCGAATCATGCCTAGAAGAGCTAACCAGGGAATGGCACGTCCACGTCGACAATTACTGCAACTACATCACAGGATACTGCGGAGGAATATCCCTAGGCGACGCCAGAAGCCTCAACACCCTATGCACGCGTGGAGTAGACCTAAACAACCACCCCATCCTCAAAGCCCTCCTCACAGACTTGAAAGAACTATACGAGCTAGCCGTCGAGGAATTTCAATACCGCGAACCCTCTGAGGGCTACGTTTCAAAATGCCACCTCTGCGTCGACATAAGAAAACACTTATCGGAACGAACTAAGGAGTTTAAGGAGCTTCAACCCAGAGAATTCTACCACCACCTAGAGTAA
- a CDS encoding HAD family phosphatase: MFKAVIFDWDGTLADTRWVLVKAFNEAFKLVGCAVSEEFIVRLIGVGERRLFEEALKSANIPFREDTLKRLSRRKFQVQSGLAGKVQLIDGAVELLHGLHGRVKIGLATMARGMLVRRILAEKGIEGLFDAVVSMEEVSRPKPDPEVFLKCALKLRVKPEECVVVEDSVFGVEAAKRAGMRCIAIASGAYSMEELKERNPDLILPSIKERDAILNFILNYA; this comes from the coding sequence ATGTTTAAAGCGGTGATCTTTGATTGGGATGGTACGTTAGCTGACACGAGGTGGGTGCTAGTTAAGGCGTTTAATGAGGCGTTTAAGCTGGTGGGATGCGCTGTGAGCGAGGAGTTTATCGTCAGGCTGATAGGGGTGGGTGAGAGGAGGCTTTTCGAGGAGGCGTTAAAGTCTGCGAACATACCCTTTCGCGAGGACACGTTGAAAAGGCTTTCAAGGAGGAAGTTCCAAGTGCAATCGGGGTTGGCTGGGAAGGTACAGTTAATCGACGGGGCCGTCGAGCTTCTACATGGCTTGCATGGAAGGGTGAAGATTGGGTTGGCGACGATGGCTCGGGGAATGCTGGTTCGCAGGATCCTCGCGGAGAAGGGAATTGAAGGGTTGTTCGACGCCGTTGTCTCGATGGAGGAGGTTTCCCGGCCGAAGCCCGATCCAGAGGTCTTTCTTAAATGCGCGTTGAAGCTGCGGGTGAAGCCTGAGGAATGCGTGGTGGTTGAGGACTCCGTCTTCGGGGTGGAGGCCGCTAAACGAGCTGGAATGAGGTGTATCGCCATAGCGTCTGGAGCGTATTCGATGGAGGAGTTGAAGGAGCGAAACCCCGATTTAATTTTGCCCTCGATAAAGGAGAGGGATGCGATCCTCAACTTCATACTCAACTATGCTTAG
- a CDS encoding MFS transporter gives MTSKSVDLNVKVLLVTSGLLSLSMGVGYPFLSEYVYAVTGSVLLAGAVASVRSVVCVFSLFMGGYLADLAGRKRLIWAGTLLLGLSQILYSSANTPNGFYLAAVCEGVAYFYFPAFNAMIMDSTRGSRLRVFTLFLIAEHLPYTVSPVLGGYLRDLHGVWGLRLSFNIGGIAILALTAARWMWLSETLREQRIVETGAMLTGWVKAASSFKDLHPTVKRLVGLRSFVLLNGLSMFNYFAVLYAVRYAGVVSYSEWGVVMALSSASYLAAIPLSKLAEKAKPNPLYSALVFLEATTPLMFLIHAKASLFTSMALLNICGALTYAIERSLVAHFTGHAMRGKAEGFMSVSYYLGAAIGSLIGGLLYSKNPPLLLFSASTLLASGAGLSLIYLRKLPRL, from the coding sequence TTGACGTCCAAGAGCGTTGACTTGAACGTTAAGGTTTTGCTGGTTACCTCAGGCCTGTTAAGCCTGTCCATGGGTGTGGGTTATCCGTTCCTCTCCGAGTACGTTTACGCCGTCACGGGCAGTGTGCTTCTAGCTGGGGCTGTGGCTTCGGTGAGAAGCGTTGTCTGCGTTTTCTCACTTTTCATGGGCGGTTATTTAGCCGACCTCGCCGGCCGGAAGAGGCTGATCTGGGCTGGAACCCTCCTCCTGGGGCTGTCTCAAATCCTATATTCCTCCGCCAACACTCCAAACGGGTTTTACCTCGCCGCTGTCTGCGAGGGCGTGGCGTACTTTTACTTCCCCGCCTTCAACGCGATGATAATGGACTCCACCCGAGGCAGCCGCTTAAGGGTGTTCACCCTATTCCTGATAGCTGAGCACCTCCCATACACGGTTTCACCGGTTCTTGGAGGCTATCTCAGAGACCTACACGGCGTGTGGGGTTTGAGGCTCAGCTTCAACATAGGAGGAATAGCCATACTCGCGCTAACGGCGGCGAGGTGGATGTGGCTGTCTGAAACCCTCCGAGAGCAGCGGATTGTTGAAACCGGAGCGATGCTGACCGGATGGGTTAAGGCCGCGTCCAGCTTCAAGGACCTACACCCCACCGTTAAAAGGCTGGTGGGGCTGCGGAGCTTCGTGCTGCTGAACGGGCTATCCATGTTCAACTACTTCGCGGTCCTCTACGCTGTCAGATACGCCGGCGTCGTCTCATACAGCGAGTGGGGCGTGGTGATGGCCCTGTCCTCAGCCTCATACCTCGCGGCCATACCGTTAAGCAAGCTCGCTGAAAAGGCGAAGCCAAACCCACTGTACTCGGCCCTAGTATTCCTTGAAGCCACCACACCCCTCATGTTCCTCATCCACGCTAAAGCCTCCCTGTTCACCTCCATGGCCCTCCTAAACATATGCGGAGCCCTCACCTACGCCATCGAAAGATCCCTAGTAGCCCACTTCACAGGACACGCCATGAGAGGCAAAGCGGAGGGGTTCATGAGCGTCTCCTACTACCTCGGCGCCGCCATCGGCTCACTAATCGGAGGACTACTCTACTCGAAAAATCCTCCCCTCCTACTCTTCTCAGCCTCAACCCTACTGGCTTCGGGAGCCGGGTTAAGCCTCATCTACCTCAGAAAACTGCCAAGGCTGTAA
- a CDS encoding antitoxin, with translation MSSTISIRVPRRVKELLKELGIDWYGKVRECLEGLVEEELRNRILSEADEIRGSIGRETSPAAKLIREDRENVH, from the coding sequence ATGAGCTCGACCATCAGCATAAGAGTTCCTAGAAGAGTTAAGGAACTCCTTAAAGAGCTAGGCATAGACTGGTACGGTAAGGTTAGGGAATGCCTTGAGGGACTCGTAGAGGAAGAGTTGAGGAATAGGATATTAAGCGAAGCCGACGAAATAAGAGGCTCCATAGGTAGGGAGACCAGCCCAGCCGCCAAGCTGATACGCGAGGATAGGGAAAATGTCCATTGA
- a CDS encoding type II toxin-antitoxin system VapC family toxin, with protein MSIEAVLDASAIVALYTPETRSGWVRKVVGRYRKLHILDLTFYEVANAMWRKFLLLKEIGGEELSKALKGAWKLMDTLCLTHSYKEVKDRSLETSIKYALTIYDSSYLALAETLNLNLITTDEELCNKLRGTPLKRMLVHP; from the coding sequence ATGTCCATTGAAGCCGTCCTCGACGCCTCAGCCATAGTGGCGCTCTATACACCTGAGACGCGCAGCGGATGGGTTAGAAAAGTCGTCGGAAGGTACCGTAAGCTCCACATCCTGGATCTAACGTTCTACGAAGTCGCCAACGCCATGTGGAGAAAATTCCTCCTCCTAAAGGAGATTGGAGGCGAAGAGCTCAGCAAGGCGCTTAAAGGAGCTTGGAAACTCATGGACACCCTTTGCCTCACCCACAGCTATAAAGAGGTAAAGGATAGATCGCTAGAAACCTCCATTAAATACGCTTTGACGATATACGACTCATCGTACCTCGCCCTGGCTGAAACCTTAAACCTAAACCTCATAACCACCGACGAGGAGTTGTGTAATAAATTAAGGGGAACCCCCCTGAAGAGAATGCTGGTCCACCCTTAA
- a CDS encoding zinc ribbon domain-containing protein, producing the protein MHCMKGYHPLLLFLIVLSVSTVFLNSLADNGYTTTVTQRFTTVLTTTKTETTDTTITAYVTRTETVETYIETHKVVMKPTTVLIPTFVVVQYVTSGCAAPGGSTICWAAIEKRTLVQYIQVWVNTPTTITSLITSSNTITETIEATQVGKMVRTLTEFITFTLENVYTSIYSPPTTQTGAGVAALLSNYLPWILGAIIIILIAALAMRSRRPRIEAPARIAGVYCVSCGAVIPANVKYCPQCGAPQK; encoded by the coding sequence ATGCATTGTATGAAGGGTTATCATCCTCTACTGTTGTTTCTCATTGTTTTGTCTGTTTCCACCGTATTTTTGAACTCCCTCGCCGATAACGGCTATACGACGACGGTTACGCAGCGTTTCACTACTGTGTTGACGACTACGAAAACGGAAACCACTGATACCACTATAACCGCTTACGTTACGCGAACAGAAACCGTTGAAACCTACATTGAAACTCATAAGGTTGTTATGAAGCCGACGACTGTTCTCATACCAACATTCGTCGTCGTACAGTATGTCACGTCTGGATGCGCCGCTCCAGGGGGCTCAACTATTTGCTGGGCAGCCATTGAGAAAAGAACGCTTGTCCAGTATATTCAGGTTTGGGTCAACACCCCCACAACAATCACATCTCTCATCACCTCTTCTAACACGATAACTGAAACAATCGAGGCGACACAGGTTGGGAAAATGGTTAGAACGCTGACGGAGTTCATCACCTTCACCCTGGAAAACGTGTACACGTCGATTTACAGTCCTCCAACGACCCAGACGGGAGCCGGAGTGGCCGCTCTATTATCAAACTATTTGCCATGGATCCTCGGCGCCATCATCATAATATTAATCGCGGCTTTGGCTATGCGGTCAAGGCGCCCAAGGATTGAGGCGCCGGCGAGAATCGCTGGAGTGTACTGCGTAAGCTGCGGGGCGGTCATACCCGCTAACGTTAAATACTGCCCACAATGCGGGGCCCCTCAAAAATAA